Proteins co-encoded in one Hemibagrus wyckioides isolate EC202008001 linkage group LG26, SWU_Hwy_1.0, whole genome shotgun sequence genomic window:
- the LOC131346664 gene encoding macrophage mannose receptor 1-like isoform X3: MRREPEQCSLEESRSGSAFLRAKNSTSSALPMKEQKVRRRRAERRVNKLTTHNLGAFILFTAAVKSRRNIPDMSHKWGFVILFISVVCGIGAYIPHRYHFVNENKTRSEAQTYCRVKYTDLATINNMGEMKKLNHTLMKENAKKAWIGLQREGPGKWQWSLADQTFYRDGDTYRNWDSGEPNNNNRKEYCVEMRCNKGMWNDNNCETSNPFVCYEAKNTKTEYVVIKETKRWYDAQIYCREKYTDLVSVRNQTENEEIWRMINSSVHQNVWIGLFNDSWKWSDQSNSLFRYWSSDKTSGGLNCSAVSESEQRYWSDVNCTEKLPFICHENKLILINETLTWKEALRYCRNHHHDLVSVRTEEMQLWVKEVAQNTSNEHVWLGLRHTCALGFWYWVNGEMICYQDWAPGNGTGFEDCSHEERTGAVQSGGEQKWISLPQSKKLNFICSTYEAPISRSPLLQLSILLSLLSTCIQPQ; the protein is encoded by the exons ATGAGGAGAGAACCGGAGCAGTGCAGTCTGGAGGAGAGCAGAAGTGGATCAGCCTTCCTCAGAGCAAAAAACTCAACTTCATCTGCTCTACCTATGAAG GAGCAGAaggtgagaagaagaagagcagaaagACGAGTGAacaaactcacaacacacaacctgggAGCTTTTATACTATTCACTGCAGCAGTAAAGTCCAGGAGAAACATTCCAG aCATGAGTCATAAGTGGGGTTTTGTTATCCTGTTCATCTCAG TGGTATGTGGTATAGGAGCATATATTCCTCATCGCTATCACTTTGTGAATGAGAATAAAACTCGGAGTGAAGCTCAGACTTACTGCAGAGTGAAATACACTGATCTGGCAACCATCAACAACATGGGAGAGATGAAGAAGCTGAATCACACGCTGATGAAGGAAAATGCAAAGAAAGCTTGGATTGgtctacagagagagggacCTGGGAAATGGCAGTGGTCTCTGGCAGACCAAACTTTCTACAGAGATGGAGACACTTACAGAAACTGGGATAGTGGAGAACCAAACAACAATAATAGAAAAGAGTACTGTGTTGAGATGCGATGCAACAAAGGCATGTGGAATGATAACAACTGTGAGACTTCAAATCCTTTCGTATGTTATGAAg caaagAACACAAAGACTGAATATGTAGTGATTAAAGAGACAAAGAGGTGGTATGATGCTCAGatctactgcagagagaaataCACTGACCTGGTCAGTGTGAGGAACCAAACTGAGAATGAGGAGATCTGGAGAATGATTAATAGTTCAGTGCATCAGAATGTTTGGATCGGTCTGTTTAATGACTCCTGGAAGTGGTCAGATCAGAGTAACTCCTTATTCAGATACTGGAGCTCTGACAAAACCAGTGGAGGTTTGAACTGTTCTGCAGTGTCTGAGTCTGAGCAACGTTACTGGAGTGATGTGAACTGCACAGAAAAACTCCCGTTCATCTGCCATGAGA ATAAGCTGATCCTGATTAATGAGACTCTGACCTGGAAAGAAGCTCTGAGATACTGCAGGAACCATCATCATGACCTGGTCTCAGTGCGCACTGAGGAGATGCAGCTCTGGGTGAAGGAAGTGGCTCAAAACACCTCCAATGAACACGTGTGGCTCGGCCTGCGTCACACCTGCGCTCTGGGCTTCTGGTACTGGGTGAATGGAGAGATGATCTGCTACCAGGACTGGGCTCCGGGCAACGGGACAGGGTTTGAAGACTGCAGCCATGAGGAGAGAACCGGAGCAGTGCAGTCTGGAGGAGAGCAGAAGTGGATCAGCCTTCCTCAGAGCAAAAAACTCAACTTCATCTGCTCTACCTATGAAG CTCCGATTTCCAGATCACCACTCCTACAGCTGAGtatcctcctctctcttctctctaccTGCATTCAGCCTCAGTAA
- the LOC131346664 gene encoding macrophage mannose receptor 1-like isoform X1 yields MQLWVKEVAQDASTEHVWLGLRHTCALGFWYWVNGEMICYQDWAPGNGTGFEDCSHEERTGAVQSGGEQKWISLPQSKKLNFICSTYEVQEQKVRRRRAERRVNKLTTHNLGAFILFTAAVKSRRNIPDMSHKWGFVILFISVVCGIGAYIPHRYHFVNENKTRSEAQTYCRVKYTDLATINNMGEMKKLNHTLMKENAKKAWIGLQREGPGKWQWSLADQTFYRDGDTYRNWDSGEPNNNNRKEYCVEMRCNKGMWNDNNCETSNPFVCYEAKNTKTEYVVIKETKRWYDAQIYCREKYTDLVSVRNQTENEEIWRMINSSVHQNVWIGLFNDSWKWSDQSNSLFRYWSSDKTSGGLNCSAVSESEQRYWSDVNCTEKLPFICHENKLILINETLTWKEALRYCRNHHHDLVSVRTEEMQLWVKEVAQNTSNEHVWLGLRHTCALGFWYWVNGEMICYQDWAPGNGTGFEDCSHEERTGAVQSGGEQKWISLPQSKKLNFICSTYEAPISRSPLLQLSILLSLLSTCIQPQ; encoded by the exons ATGCAGCTCTGGGTGAAGGAAGTGGCTCAAGATGCCTCCACTGAACACGTGTGGCTCGGCCTGCGTCACACCTGCGCTCTGGGCTTCTGGTACTGGGTGAATGGAGAGATGATCTGCTACCAGGACTGGGCTCCAGGCAACGGGACAGGGTTTGAAGACTGTAGCCATGAGGAGAGAACCGGAGCAGTGCAGTCTGGAGGAGAGCAGAAGTGGATCAGCCTTCCTCAGAGCAAAAAACTCAACTTCATCTGCTCTACCTATGAAG TTCAGGAGCAGAaggtgagaagaagaagagcagaaagACGAGTGAacaaactcacaacacacaacctgggAGCTTTTATACTATTCACTGCAGCAGTAAAGTCCAGGAGAAACATTCCAG aCATGAGTCATAAGTGGGGTTTTGTTATCCTGTTCATCTCAG TGGTATGTGGTATAGGAGCATATATTCCTCATCGCTATCACTTTGTGAATGAGAATAAAACTCGGAGTGAAGCTCAGACTTACTGCAGAGTGAAATACACTGATCTGGCAACCATCAACAACATGGGAGAGATGAAGAAGCTGAATCACACGCTGATGAAGGAAAATGCAAAGAAAGCTTGGATTGgtctacagagagagggacCTGGGAAATGGCAGTGGTCTCTGGCAGACCAAACTTTCTACAGAGATGGAGACACTTACAGAAACTGGGATAGTGGAGAACCAAACAACAATAATAGAAAAGAGTACTGTGTTGAGATGCGATGCAACAAAGGCATGTGGAATGATAACAACTGTGAGACTTCAAATCCTTTCGTATGTTATGAAg caaagAACACAAAGACTGAATATGTAGTGATTAAAGAGACAAAGAGGTGGTATGATGCTCAGatctactgcagagagaaataCACTGACCTGGTCAGTGTGAGGAACCAAACTGAGAATGAGGAGATCTGGAGAATGATTAATAGTTCAGTGCATCAGAATGTTTGGATCGGTCTGTTTAATGACTCCTGGAAGTGGTCAGATCAGAGTAACTCCTTATTCAGATACTGGAGCTCTGACAAAACCAGTGGAGGTTTGAACTGTTCTGCAGTGTCTGAGTCTGAGCAACGTTACTGGAGTGATGTGAACTGCACAGAAAAACTCCCGTTCATCTGCCATGAGA ATAAGCTGATCCTGATTAATGAGACTCTGACCTGGAAAGAAGCTCTGAGATACTGCAGGAACCATCATCATGACCTGGTCTCAGTGCGCACTGAGGAGATGCAGCTCTGGGTGAAGGAAGTGGCTCAAAACACCTCCAATGAACACGTGTGGCTCGGCCTGCGTCACACCTGCGCTCTGGGCTTCTGGTACTGGGTGAATGGAGAGATGATCTGCTACCAGGACTGGGCTCCGGGCAACGGGACAGGGTTTGAAGACTGCAGCCATGAGGAGAGAACCGGAGCAGTGCAGTCTGGAGGAGAGCAGAAGTGGATCAGCCTTCCTCAGAGCAAAAAACTCAACTTCATCTGCTCTACCTATGAAG CTCCGATTTCCAGATCACCACTCCTACAGCTGAGtatcctcctctctcttctctctaccTGCATTCAGCCTCAGTAA
- the LOC131346664 gene encoding macrophage mannose receptor 1-like isoform X2: MQLWVKEVAQDASTEHVWLGLRHTCALGFWYWVNGEMICYQDWAPGNGTGFEDCSHEERTGAVQSGGEQKWISLPQSKKLNFICSTYEVQEQKVRRRRAERRVNKLTTHNLGAFILFTAAVKSRRNIPDMSHKWGFVILFISVVCGIGAYIPHRYHFVNENKTRSEAQTYCRVKYTDLATINNMGEMKKLNHTLMKENAKKAWIGLQREGPGKWQWSLADQTFYRDGDTYRNWDSGEPNNNNRKEYCVEMRCNKGMWNDNNCETSNPFVCYEAKNTKTEYVVIKETKRWYDAQIYCREKYTDLVSVRNQTENEEIWRMINSSVHQNVWIGLFNDSWKWSDQSNSLFRYWSSDKTSGGLNCSAVSESEQRYWSDVNCTEKLPFICHENKLILINETLTWKEALRYCRNHHHDLVSVRTEEMQLWVKEVAQNTSNEHVWLGLRHTCALGFWYWVNGEMICYQDWAPGNGTGFEDCSHEERTGAVQSGGEQKWISLPQSKKLNFICSTYEG; this comes from the exons ATGCAGCTCTGGGTGAAGGAAGTGGCTCAAGATGCCTCCACTGAACACGTGTGGCTCGGCCTGCGTCACACCTGCGCTCTGGGCTTCTGGTACTGGGTGAATGGAGAGATGATCTGCTACCAGGACTGGGCTCCAGGCAACGGGACAGGGTTTGAAGACTGTAGCCATGAGGAGAGAACCGGAGCAGTGCAGTCTGGAGGAGAGCAGAAGTGGATCAGCCTTCCTCAGAGCAAAAAACTCAACTTCATCTGCTCTACCTATGAAG TTCAGGAGCAGAaggtgagaagaagaagagcagaaagACGAGTGAacaaactcacaacacacaacctgggAGCTTTTATACTATTCACTGCAGCAGTAAAGTCCAGGAGAAACATTCCAG aCATGAGTCATAAGTGGGGTTTTGTTATCCTGTTCATCTCAG TGGTATGTGGTATAGGAGCATATATTCCTCATCGCTATCACTTTGTGAATGAGAATAAAACTCGGAGTGAAGCTCAGACTTACTGCAGAGTGAAATACACTGATCTGGCAACCATCAACAACATGGGAGAGATGAAGAAGCTGAATCACACGCTGATGAAGGAAAATGCAAAGAAAGCTTGGATTGgtctacagagagagggacCTGGGAAATGGCAGTGGTCTCTGGCAGACCAAACTTTCTACAGAGATGGAGACACTTACAGAAACTGGGATAGTGGAGAACCAAACAACAATAATAGAAAAGAGTACTGTGTTGAGATGCGATGCAACAAAGGCATGTGGAATGATAACAACTGTGAGACTTCAAATCCTTTCGTATGTTATGAAg caaagAACACAAAGACTGAATATGTAGTGATTAAAGAGACAAAGAGGTGGTATGATGCTCAGatctactgcagagagaaataCACTGACCTGGTCAGTGTGAGGAACCAAACTGAGAATGAGGAGATCTGGAGAATGATTAATAGTTCAGTGCATCAGAATGTTTGGATCGGTCTGTTTAATGACTCCTGGAAGTGGTCAGATCAGAGTAACTCCTTATTCAGATACTGGAGCTCTGACAAAACCAGTGGAGGTTTGAACTGTTCTGCAGTGTCTGAGTCTGAGCAACGTTACTGGAGTGATGTGAACTGCACAGAAAAACTCCCGTTCATCTGCCATGAGA ATAAGCTGATCCTGATTAATGAGACTCTGACCTGGAAAGAAGCTCTGAGATACTGCAGGAACCATCATCATGACCTGGTCTCAGTGCGCACTGAGGAGATGCAGCTCTGGGTGAAGGAAGTGGCTCAAAACACCTCCAATGAACACGTGTGGCTCGGCCTGCGTCACACCTGCGCTCTGGGCTTCTGGTACTGGGTGAATGGAGAGATGATCTGCTACCAGGACTGGGCTCCGGGCAACGGGACAGGGTTTGAAGACTGCAGCCATGAGGAGAGAACCGGAGCAGTGCAGTCTGGAGGAGAGCAGAAGTGGATCAGCCTTCCTCAGAGCAAAAAACTCAACTTCATCTGCTCTACCTATGAAG GTTGA